A genomic segment from Propioniciclava sp. MC1595 encodes:
- a CDS encoding MFS transporter, protein MRTFRALPGDLMETLTTPTPTHAPAEPRLRPFPLLSDAAGLPYLVASFAARLPVAMLPLAVLLHGQHLTGSFAVAGLMLAAMSLGAALGAPLVGALADRWGPRRTVATMTVVAALTISALASFAWLPALPVAVPVGTALLVGASNAQVGAIARSGWSTRFSSQPHGARKVEVAMGYETVVDEVSFVVGPVIGATLATVVSPVAAIGAALAVLVLAQVSLAVLLGRHSLASGRRGRGPVSPRLAVWVALSFLVGGVFGTVQTSLTAALAPTEHAPLTGVVYAFVGLGSAVSGMLTHLLHRWPLPRRAVVFGLALAVMAVGLLGAGQLALLMAACAGIGLCVAPLLVAAFTGAERLPSAGNTLVLTLLSAANVAGVGAGAAAAGFVVDGFGAPVALGLPIALGVACAVAGAIAAMLRADVPVAR, encoded by the coding sequence ATGCGCACGTTTCGTGCACTCCCCGGAGACCTGATGGAGACCCTGACCACACCCACACCCACGCACGCCCCGGCCGAGCCGCGCCTGCGCCCCTTCCCGCTGCTCAGCGACGCGGCCGGCCTGCCCTACCTGGTGGCGTCCTTCGCCGCCCGCCTGCCCGTGGCGATGCTGCCGTTGGCGGTGCTCCTGCACGGCCAGCACCTGACCGGCTCGTTCGCCGTCGCCGGCCTCATGCTCGCCGCGATGAGCCTCGGCGCCGCGCTGGGCGCCCCGCTCGTCGGCGCCCTCGCCGACCGCTGGGGACCCCGCCGCACCGTCGCCACCATGACCGTCGTCGCCGCGCTGACGATCAGCGCCCTGGCGTCCTTCGCGTGGCTCCCGGCCCTGCCCGTGGCCGTGCCCGTGGGCACCGCGCTGCTGGTCGGGGCGTCCAACGCGCAGGTGGGCGCGATCGCTCGCTCGGGCTGGTCGACGCGCTTCTCCTCCCAGCCGCACGGCGCCCGCAAGGTCGAGGTGGCGATGGGCTACGAGACGGTCGTCGACGAGGTGTCCTTCGTGGTCGGACCGGTGATCGGCGCCACCCTCGCCACCGTCGTCAGCCCGGTCGCCGCGATCGGCGCCGCCCTCGCCGTGCTGGTGCTCGCCCAGGTCAGCTTGGCGGTGCTGCTGGGCCGCCACTCCCTGGCGTCCGGACGCCGCGGGCGCGGCCCCGTCTCCCCCCGGCTCGCCGTGTGGGTCGCCCTGTCGTTCCTGGTCGGCGGGGTGTTCGGCACCGTGCAGACCAGCCTGACCGCGGCCCTGGCCCCGACCGAGCACGCCCCGCTGACGGGCGTCGTCTACGCGTTCGTCGGGCTGGGGTCGGCCGTGTCGGGCATGCTCACCCACCTGCTGCACCGCTGGCCGTTGCCGCGTCGGGCCGTCGTGTTCGGGCTGGCGCTCGCCGTGATGGCCGTCGGCCTGCTCGGCGCCGGTCAGCTCGCGCTGCTCATGGCGGCGTGCGCCGGCATCGGCCTGTGCGTCGCCCCGCTGCTGGTGGCCGCGTTCACCGGCGCGGAGCGCCTCCCGTCCGCCGGGAACACCCTCGTCCTCACCCTGCTCAGCGCCGCGAACGTCGCCGGCGTGGGCGCGGGTGCTGCGGCCGCCGGGTTCGTGGTCGACGGCTTCGGGGCCCCGGTGGCCTTGGGCCTGCCCATCGCCCTCGGTGTCGCCTGCGCGGTAGCCGGCGCCATCGCGGCCATGCTGCGCGCGGACGTCCCGGTCGCCCGCTGA
- a CDS encoding IS256 family transposase: MSVVTDTTNHSNRLSAAERRALRAEAPGSKAAADLVASGALDGLFARIDAGEIDLAGDGGFIPGLIKAALERGTQVELTDHLGYEKGDPHASAFPNSRNGTTPKTVATQVGDVDLDLPRDRLGTFEPRLVPKGTRRLNELDEMIIALYAGGMTVRDIEYFLRSTLGTELSHETISKITDTVADEVLAWQQRALDALYPVIYLDAIMVKVRDGAHVTNKAAHLAVGVDMDGIKHVLGIWLQTTEGAKFWAGVCADLANRGIRDVLIVCCDGLVGLPEAIEATWNEATVQTCVVHLIRAAMRFVGYQDRKAVAAALKPIYTASDAKAARSELDAFADGQWGKKYPHAVKTWENAWERFIPFLAFPPALRKVIYTTNSIESLNYQLRKVSKNRGHFPNDTAVVKLLWLAICTIEDKRARDRAKEAGQPAGKRKAPGRLVEGQIVTNWKQALAQLALVYPERINRYL; the protein is encoded by the coding sequence ATGAGTGTTGTGACCGATACGACGAATCATTCGAACAGGCTGTCTGCTGCCGAGCGACGTGCTTTGCGGGCTGAGGCTCCGGGATCGAAGGCTGCCGCTGACCTGGTGGCTTCGGGCGCTCTGGACGGTTTGTTCGCCCGCATCGATGCCGGCGAGATCGATCTGGCCGGGGATGGCGGGTTCATCCCGGGTTTGATCAAGGCCGCCCTCGAGCGCGGCACGCAGGTCGAACTCACCGACCACCTCGGCTACGAGAAGGGTGACCCGCACGCCTCGGCGTTCCCGAACTCGCGTAACGGGACGACTCCGAAGACGGTCGCGACCCAGGTCGGGGACGTCGACTTGGACCTCCCGCGGGACCGGCTGGGCACGTTCGAGCCACGCCTGGTACCGAAAGGGACGCGCCGGTTGAACGAGCTCGATGAGATGATCATCGCCTTGTACGCCGGCGGGATGACGGTGCGTGACATCGAGTACTTCCTGCGGTCCACGCTGGGTACGGAGTTGTCACACGAGACGATCAGCAAGATCACCGACACCGTCGCCGATGAGGTCCTCGCGTGGCAGCAACGCGCTCTGGACGCCTTGTACCCGGTCATCTACTTGGACGCGATCATGGTCAAGGTCCGTGACGGCGCGCACGTGACGAACAAGGCCGCCCACCTGGCCGTCGGGGTGGACATGGACGGCATCAAGCACGTGCTCGGCATCTGGCTGCAAACCACCGAAGGAGCGAAGTTCTGGGCCGGCGTGTGCGCCGACCTGGCCAACCGCGGCATCCGCGATGTCCTCATCGTGTGCTGCGACGGCCTGGTCGGGCTGCCGGAGGCGATCGAGGCGACCTGGAACGAAGCGACCGTGCAAACCTGTGTCGTCCATTTGATCCGGGCTGCGATGCGGTTCGTCGGCTACCAGGACCGCAAGGCCGTGGCGGCGGCGTTGAAGCCGATCTACACCGCCTCAGACGCGAAGGCCGCGCGCAGCGAGCTGGACGCGTTCGCTGACGGCCAGTGGGGCAAGAAGTACCCCCACGCGGTCAAGACGTGGGAGAACGCGTGGGAACGCTTCATCCCGTTCCTGGCCTTTCCGCCGGCCCTGCGGAAGGTGATCTACACCACCAACAGCATCGAGAGCCTGAACTACCAACTACGGAAGGTGTCGAAGAACCGCGGGCACTTCCCCAACGACACTGCGGTGGTCAAACTCTTGTGGCTAGCGATCTGCACCATCGAGGACAAACGCGCTCGTGACCGCGCCAAGGAAGCCGGCCAACCCGCCGGCAAACGCAAGGCCCCCGGCCGGCTCGTCGAGGGACAGATCGTGACGAACTGGAAACAAGCTCTGGCCCAACTCGCCCTCGTCTACCCCGAACGCATCAACCGCTACCTCTAG
- a CDS encoding polysaccharide lyase family 1 protein — MTSSRPDNVFHVSTWQEFRTALGGGGNAARTNTEPRIIYVHGELNAFEAADGTMTTCATFEEETGFSQAAYIEAFDPYGPWGWKDPEGELVDLQAAAANAQALQTQQHIGSNKTIIGVGDDARIVGANLRIRDADNVIVRNLTVSDSTDCFPEWDPGDTASGNWNSRYDNISVWTSTHVWIDHNTLDSGDLPPDALASVYGRPYEVHDGLLDITHSSDLVTVSYNRFEPHDKTMLIGSSDGRTADRGTLRVTLHHNKWTDIGQRAPRVRYGQVDLYNNYYVQTGPYDWYSYYWGVGRESALYAENNYIQLDPANDASTIIAKWGGVAMTEIGTRVNGKKVSALDAYNAANPTDTIGDDAGWTPQYRLKVDPTMSVPAQVELRAGAGTLR, encoded by the coding sequence TTGACAAGCTCACGGCCCGACAACGTGTTCCACGTCAGCACCTGGCAGGAGTTCCGCACGGCGCTGGGTGGCGGGGGCAACGCGGCCCGCACCAACACCGAGCCGCGGATCATCTACGTCCACGGCGAGCTGAACGCCTTCGAGGCCGCGGACGGCACGATGACCACCTGCGCGACGTTCGAGGAGGAGACCGGCTTCAGCCAGGCCGCCTACATCGAGGCGTTCGACCCCTACGGCCCGTGGGGCTGGAAGGACCCGGAGGGCGAGCTCGTCGACCTCCAGGCCGCGGCGGCCAACGCCCAGGCCCTGCAGACGCAGCAGCACATCGGCTCCAACAAGACGATCATCGGGGTCGGCGACGACGCGCGCATCGTGGGCGCGAACCTGCGCATCCGGGACGCCGACAACGTCATCGTGCGCAACCTCACCGTCTCCGACTCCACCGACTGCTTCCCGGAGTGGGATCCCGGCGACACGGCGTCCGGGAACTGGAACAGCCGCTACGACAACATCTCGGTGTGGACCTCCACCCACGTGTGGATCGACCACAACACGCTCGACTCCGGCGACCTGCCGCCCGACGCCCTGGCGTCCGTGTACGGCCGCCCCTACGAGGTGCACGACGGGCTGCTCGACATCACGCACAGCTCCGACCTCGTGACGGTGTCGTACAACCGCTTCGAGCCGCACGACAAGACGATGCTGATCGGCTCCTCGGACGGCCGGACCGCCGACCGCGGCACCCTGCGCGTGACCCTGCACCACAACAAGTGGACCGACATCGGCCAGCGCGCCCCGCGCGTCCGGTACGGCCAGGTCGACCTGTACAACAACTACTACGTGCAGACCGGCCCGTACGACTGGTACTCCTACTACTGGGGCGTCGGACGTGAGTCGGCCCTGTACGCCGAGAACAACTACATCCAGCTCGACCCGGCCAACGACGCCTCCACCATCATCGCCAAGTGGGGTGGTGTGGCCATGACCGAGATCGGGACCCGGGTCAACGGGAAGAAGGTGTCCGCGCTGGACGCCTACAACGCCGCGAACCCGACCGACACGATCGGTGACGACGCCGGGTGGACCCCCCAGTACCGCCTCAAGGTCGACCCGACGATGTCGGTGCCTGCCCAGGTGGAGCTGCGCGCGGGCGCGGGAACGCTCCGCTGA
- a CDS encoding PEP/pyruvate-binding domain-containing protein gives MTTEAELGALGGKGANLVRLREAGLPVPPFVVLAPALYEDFLAQSQLRPVLEAAWQQPAAEASKLIRAAFRSAGLAGDLAARIIAELAPLLTGGELAAPVAVRSSATAEDLPGLSFAGQQDTFLDVATLDDVLRRVVDCWASLWTERAITYRDRNHVDHDLVSIAVVVQRMVPAEASGVLFTVNPRTGRRDEMVVDAAPGLGEDLVSGRVTPDSFTLDAATGDVRSQQLAGPTASVTVGQLRDLAALGRRIGELYGEPMDIEWARAGGELFVVQARPITSLFPLPAPNPGAHAQPEVWFSFGAFQGVLGPLTPLGQETIRIALAGAARLVGRRVDWRTNRFVQPAGERLWLRFDDLLRIRATRRLVLEFLPMVEPGTAAILRDLGTEPGLRATRTAPNPGVAAGFLALLPRIGPRIRAASTNPAGTRKALDRAAGGLVRHVEQAMARAAGRSTPQERLTARVDVIDDLGRRAFPTLLPAFAPVMGPTMLTLKQLRELALQTKLPDADALALNVMRALPGNVTTEMDLALSDVALTIRGDATAWGWVAETPASDLARQFLAGRLPRVAQTVIGTFLERYGMRGVAEIDLGAPRWRDDPTPVMHTIKAYLGMPTHTQPRALHKAGQHEAGRSIRALMDASTPARAAKVRKAAKLIRGMAGARETPKFTLVQCLGSIRSGLDASAAELVEQGRLGAVADLAFLRTDELRRAFSAEWQDVVAQRRAVFDAEARRGQVPRVLVEDGRTFYEGLSADAADLSGAGVSPGVAEGVVRVVHDPAAQQLRAGEILVCRGTDPAWTPLFIAAAGLVTEVGGLMTHGSVVAREYGIPAVVGVHDATRRLVDGQRVRIDGSSGAIELLG, from the coding sequence GTGACCACGGAAGCGGAACTGGGCGCCCTCGGCGGCAAGGGAGCCAACCTCGTGCGGCTGCGCGAGGCCGGCCTGCCCGTGCCCCCCTTCGTGGTGCTCGCCCCCGCCCTGTACGAGGACTTCCTGGCCCAGTCCCAGCTGCGTCCGGTGCTCGAGGCCGCGTGGCAGCAGCCCGCGGCCGAGGCGTCGAAGTTGATCCGGGCCGCGTTCCGCTCGGCGGGCCTCGCCGGCGACCTGGCGGCGCGCATCATCGCCGAACTGGCCCCGCTGCTCACCGGCGGCGAGCTGGCCGCCCCGGTCGCGGTGCGCTCGTCGGCCACGGCCGAGGACCTGCCGGGCCTGTCGTTCGCCGGCCAGCAGGACACGTTCCTCGACGTGGCCACCCTCGACGACGTGCTGCGCCGCGTCGTCGACTGCTGGGCCTCGCTGTGGACCGAACGGGCCATCACCTACCGCGACCGCAACCACGTCGACCACGACCTCGTCTCGATCGCGGTCGTCGTGCAGAGGATGGTGCCGGCCGAGGCGTCAGGGGTGCTGTTCACCGTCAACCCGCGCACCGGACGCCGCGACGAGATGGTCGTCGACGCCGCGCCGGGCCTCGGCGAGGACCTGGTCTCCGGGCGCGTCACGCCCGACTCGTTCACCCTCGACGCCGCCACCGGCGACGTGCGGTCCCAGCAGCTGGCCGGGCCCACGGCGTCCGTGACGGTCGGGCAGCTGCGCGACCTGGCCGCCCTCGGCCGCCGCATCGGCGAGCTCTACGGCGAGCCGATGGACATCGAGTGGGCGCGCGCCGGCGGCGAGCTGTTCGTCGTGCAGGCCCGCCCGATCACGTCTCTGTTCCCGCTGCCGGCGCCCAACCCGGGCGCGCACGCCCAGCCCGAGGTGTGGTTCAGCTTCGGCGCCTTCCAGGGCGTCCTCGGCCCGCTGACCCCGCTGGGCCAGGAGACGATCCGCATCGCGCTCGCCGGCGCGGCCCGGCTCGTCGGCCGCCGCGTCGACTGGCGCACGAACCGCTTCGTCCAGCCCGCCGGAGAACGGCTGTGGCTGCGCTTCGACGACCTCCTGCGTATCCGGGCGACGCGCAGGCTGGTCCTGGAGTTCCTGCCGATGGTCGAGCCGGGCACGGCGGCCATCCTGCGCGACCTCGGCACCGAGCCCGGCCTGCGCGCCACCCGCACCGCGCCGAACCCCGGCGTGGCCGCGGGCTTCCTCGCGCTGCTGCCGCGGATCGGGCCGCGCATCCGGGCGGCCTCGACGAACCCCGCCGGCACGCGGAAGGCCCTGGACCGGGCCGCGGGCGGGCTGGTCCGCCATGTCGAGCAGGCGATGGCCCGGGCGGCCGGGCGGTCCACGCCCCAGGAACGCCTGACCGCCCGCGTCGACGTGATCGACGACCTCGGACGCCGCGCGTTCCCGACCCTGCTGCCCGCCTTCGCGCCGGTCATGGGCCCCACGATGCTGACGCTGAAGCAGCTGCGCGAGCTCGCGCTCCAGACCAAGCTGCCCGACGCCGACGCGCTCGCGCTCAACGTCATGCGGGCCCTGCCCGGCAACGTCACCACCGAGATGGACCTCGCGCTGTCCGACGTGGCGCTGACGATCCGCGGCGACGCGACCGCGTGGGGCTGGGTGGCCGAGACGCCGGCGTCCGACCTCGCCCGCCAGTTCCTGGCCGGGCGGCTGCCGCGCGTGGCCCAGACGGTGATCGGCACGTTCCTCGAGCGCTACGGCATGCGCGGGGTCGCCGAGATCGACCTGGGCGCACCGCGCTGGCGCGACGACCCGACGCCGGTCATGCACACGATCAAGGCCTACCTCGGCATGCCCACGCACACGCAGCCGCGCGCGCTGCACAAGGCCGGCCAGCACGAGGCCGGCCGCTCGATCCGGGCGTTGATGGACGCCTCGACCCCCGCCCGCGCGGCCAAGGTGCGCAAGGCGGCCAAGCTGATCCGCGGGATGGCGGGCGCCCGCGAGACCCCCAAGTTCACGCTGGTGCAGTGCCTCGGGTCGATCCGCTCCGGGCTGGACGCCTCGGCCGCCGAGCTCGTGGAGCAGGGTCGGCTGGGGGCCGTGGCCGACCTGGCGTTCCTGCGGACCGACGAGCTGCGCCGCGCCTTCAGCGCGGAGTGGCAGGACGTCGTCGCGCAGCGGCGCGCGGTGTTCGACGCCGAGGCCCGCCGCGGGCAGGTGCCCCGGGTGCTGGTCGAGGACGGCCGTACGTTCTACGAGGGCCTGTCCGCCGACGCGGCCGACCTGTCCGGCGCCGGTGTCTCACCGGGCGTGGCCGAGGGTGTCGTGCGGGTGGTGCACGACCCGGCGGCCCAACAGCTGCGGGCCGGCGAGATCCTGGTCTGCCGCGGCACCGACCCCGCTTGGACACCCCTGTTCATCGCCGCCGCAGGGCTCGTGACCGAGGTGGGCGGGCTGATGACGCACGGGTCGGTGGTCGCCCGCGAGTACGGGATCCCCGCCGTCGTGGGCGTGCACGACGCCACCCGCCGGCTGGTCGACGGGCAGCGGGTCCGCATCGACGGCAGCTCGGGCGCGATCGAGCTGCTGGGCTGA
- a CDS encoding biotin/lipoyl-containing protein produces the protein MRDASVESNVVAADLANPANPGEVPAPFSGVVTLTVAAGDTVAVGDQVATIEAMKMEASITSPVAGTVQRVAPQHSQTVEGGDLLLVVG, from the coding sequence GTGCGGGACGCCTCGGTCGAGAGCAACGTCGTCGCCGCCGATCTGGCCAACCCGGCGAACCCGGGCGAGGTGCCCGCGCCGTTCTCGGGCGTGGTCACGCTGACCGTCGCGGCGGGTGACACCGTTGCGGTCGGCGACCAGGTGGCGACCATCGAGGCGATGAAGATGGAGGCGTCCATCACCTCGCCCGTCGCGGGCACGGTGCAGCGGGTGGCGCCGCAGCACTCCCAGACGGTGGAAGGTGGCGACCTGCTGCTGGTGGTCGGTTAG
- the pdxH gene encoding pyridoxamine 5'-phosphate oxidase: MDLHGLRKSYEQGELDEEAATNKPLEQFAAWFADARRIKGLEPNAMTLATASADGRPSARVVLLKEFDASGLVWYTNYDSRKGAELDANPVASLLFFWAPLERQVRVEGRVEKVTPEESDAYYAVRPLDSRIGAWASPQSQVIANRGVLVANAAKAAAEHGLHPRRPDHWGGYRLVPEVWEFWQGRTSRLHDRLRYRLDGVDWVRERLAP; encoded by the coding sequence ATGGACCTCCACGGACTCCGCAAGAGCTACGAGCAGGGCGAACTGGACGAGGAAGCCGCCACCAACAAGCCGCTGGAGCAGTTCGCGGCCTGGTTCGCCGACGCACGCCGCATCAAGGGGCTCGAGCCGAACGCGATGACCCTGGCCACGGCGTCGGCCGACGGGCGGCCGTCGGCCCGGGTGGTGCTGCTGAAGGAGTTCGATGCGTCCGGGCTGGTCTGGTACACGAACTACGACTCGCGCAAGGGCGCCGAATTGGACGCCAACCCCGTCGCCTCCCTGCTGTTCTTCTGGGCGCCGCTGGAGCGCCAGGTGCGCGTGGAGGGGCGCGTGGAGAAGGTCACGCCCGAGGAGTCGGACGCCTACTACGCGGTGCGCCCGCTCGACAGCCGCATCGGCGCGTGGGCCTCGCCCCAGTCGCAGGTGATCGCCAACCGGGGCGTGCTGGTCGCCAACGCGGCCAAGGCCGCGGCAGAGCACGGGCTGCACCCGCGGCGTCCGGACCACTGGGGTGGCTACCGCCTCGTGCCCGAGGTCTGGGAGTTCTGGCAGGGCCGGACCTCGCGCCTGCACGACCGGCTGCGCTACCGCCTCGACGGCGTCGACTGGGTGCGGGAGCGGCTGGCGCCCTAG
- a CDS encoding NADH:flavin oxidoreductase translates to MTSLHEPLALRRGPALRNRLALAPLTNTQSHADGTLSDDEIGWLTARARGGFGLVVTAAAYVQRSGLAWAGQLGVASDDHLPGLTRLADGLRAGGAVSAVQLHHGGIRADAAASGEPAVAPFDDARSGARALTTGEVEQLVADFAAAAARCERAGFDGVQVHGAHGYVLGQFLDVVRNDRTDRYGGDAAGRARVLHEVVEAIRAVTGPDFQVGLRLSVERFGLDRAEAVTLAGDLLASGRLDHLDLSLWQIGKSPEDDPSGPPLVDAFLDLPRHGTALALSGGVRTAADAQGALDRGGDLVCVGRAAVVDHAFAGHALADPAYAGPQFPVTRDHLRAEHVGEAFVTYFAKGWPDLVAD, encoded by the coding sequence GTGACCTCTCTCCACGAACCGCTCGCCCTGCGCCGCGGGCCCGCCCTGCGCAACCGCCTCGCGCTGGCGCCCCTGACCAACACCCAGAGCCACGCCGACGGCACGCTCTCCGACGACGAGATCGGCTGGCTGACCGCCCGCGCCCGCGGCGGCTTCGGCCTGGTCGTCACCGCGGCGGCCTACGTGCAGCGCTCGGGGCTGGCCTGGGCCGGCCAGCTCGGGGTGGCGTCCGACGACCACCTGCCCGGCCTGACCCGCCTGGCCGACGGCCTGCGCGCCGGCGGGGCGGTCTCGGCGGTACAGCTGCACCACGGCGGCATCCGGGCGGACGCCGCGGCCTCGGGTGAGCCGGCGGTCGCCCCGTTCGACGACGCCCGCTCGGGTGCGCGCGCCCTCACCACCGGCGAGGTCGAACAGCTGGTCGCCGACTTCGCCGCGGCGGCGGCGCGGTGCGAGCGGGCGGGTTTCGACGGCGTCCAGGTGCACGGGGCGCACGGGTACGTCCTCGGGCAGTTCCTCGACGTGGTGCGCAACGACCGCACCGACCGCTACGGCGGGGACGCCGCCGGCCGCGCCCGCGTGCTGCACGAGGTGGTCGAGGCCATCCGCGCGGTGACCGGGCCCGACTTCCAGGTGGGCCTGCGGCTCTCCGTGGAGCGTTTCGGGCTCGACCGGGCCGAGGCCGTGACACTTGCCGGCGACCTCCTGGCCTCCGGACGCCTCGACCACCTCGACCTCTCCCTGTGGCAGATCGGCAAGTCCCCCGAGGACGACCCGTCCGGGCCGCCACTGGTCGACGCCTTCCTCGACCTGCCCCGCCATGGCACCGCCCTCGCGCTCAGCGGTGGGGTGCGCACGGCCGCCGACGCCCAGGGCGCCCTCGACCGCGGCGGCGACCTCGTCTGCGTCGGGCGCGCCGCCGTCGTCGACCACGCCTTCGCGGGCCACGCGCTGGCCGACCCGGCCTACGCGGGGCCGCAGTTCCCGGTCACCCGCGACCACCTGCGCGCCGAGCACGTCGGCGAGGCGTTCGTGACCTACTTCGCGAAGGGGTGGCCCGACCTGGTCGCCGACTGA